A DNA window from Zingiber officinale cultivar Zhangliang chromosome 3A, Zo_v1.1, whole genome shotgun sequence contains the following coding sequences:
- the LOC122052984 gene encoding uncharacterized protein At1g76660-like, with protein sequence MAANGHGGAGAGGGGASSRAVGGSPATSITAAAATAIGSAELPLRPQERLSRWGGCFGGLSCFGSQKRGKRIAPASRTPDGNASSSRVNGPQSAGISSENTILNLSILAPPSSPASFTNSTLPSTAQSPNCLLSMSAISPGGPSSTIFATGPYAHETQLVSPPVFSTFTTEPSTAPLTPPPELAHLTTPSSPDVPFARFLSSSLDIRSAAKENGMPYLSSNYGVGSEFQANYPLYPGSPSSSLISPASGTPRTGLSSPFPERDTPRQWDSSASAQDSPCSRNGASKLFGLNSAATRNFILCPDSSFFYPATSAQFHLDQAQQSAPHSGGRHSISREADVYTSGNRHSKACKQDVEEIEAYRASFGFSADEIITTQNYVEISNAVDESFTISPFANSKTGIDPCHTDEFADKGKRLSNSLDPMSTKLVTAQLEVGVDDSSDQDNIHAGSKPNCVCENTSPSVHGNIDSVGGEEISSRSSADLEPGKRAHPGQSFSDAEIDYRRARSLREANAKLTWRNSLN encoded by the exons CTGAGTAGATGGGGAGGTTGCTTTGGAGGACTGTCCTGTTTTGGGTCACAAAAGAGAGGGAAACGAATTGCTCCAGCTTCCCGAACTCCAGACGGGAATGCATCATCTAGTCGTGTAAATGGCCCTCAATCTGCTGGAATTTCTAGTGAAAATACAATTCTGAACTTGTCTATTCTTGCCCCACCATCATCTCCAGCTTCTTTCACAAACTCAACACTCCCTTCGACAGCCCAATCACCCAACTGTTTGTTGTCAATGTCAGCAATTTCACCTGGAGGACCATCTTCAACCATTTTTGCAACTGGGCCATATGCTCATGAAACCCAATTGGTCTCACCTCCTGTTTTCTCTACCTTTACAACTGAACCTTCCACTGCACCACTGACCCCTCCACCTGAACTCGCTCACCTTACAACTCCGTCATCCCCAGATGTGCCCTTTGCTCGGTTTCTGTCATCATCTCTGGACATTAGAAGTGCTGCGAAAGAGAATGGAATGCCTTATTTATCATCTAATTATGGTGTTGGAAGTGAATTCCAGGCAAATTATCCTCTTTATCCTGGAAGTCCTTCTAGTAGCCTCATATCACCTGCCTCTGGAACCCCAAGAACTGGGCTATCATCTCCTTTTCCAGAGAGGGATACTCCTAGACAGTGGGATTCTTCTGCATCTGCCCAGGACTCACCATGCTCCAGGAATGGGGCATCAAAGCTTTTTGGACTTAATTCAGCTGCAACGAGAAATTTTATACTATGTCCAGATTCCAGTTTCTTCTATCCTGCAACATCTGCTCAGTTTCACTTGGATCAGGCACAGCAATCAGCTCCTCATAGTGGAGGAAGGCATAGTATATCCAGGGAAGCTGATGTCTACACCAGTGGCAACAGACATAGTAAAGCTTGCAAGCAAGATGTGGAAGAGATTGAAGCATACAGAGCATCATTTGGATTCAGTGCTGATGAAATCATCACAACACAAAACTATGTCGAGATATCAAATGCAGTAGATGAATCATTTACGATATCTCCATTTGCAAATAGTAAAACTGGGATCGATCCATGTCACACTGATGAGTTTGCCGACAAAGGGAAAAGGTTATCCAATTCACTTGATCCAATGAGCACAAAGCTAGTCACTGCTCAGCTTGAGGTTGGAGTGGATGACAGTTCTGACCAGGATAACATACATGCAG GTTCTAAACCAAACTGTGTTTGTGAAAATACCTCTCCTTCAGTTCATGGTAATATTGACTCAGTTGGTGGGGAGGAAATTAGTTCAAGGTCATCAGCTGATCTGGAACCTGGCAAACGAGCACATCCAGGACAGTCATTCTCAGATGCAGAAATTGATTATAGGAGAGCGAGAAGTTTGAGAGAAGCCAATGCCAAGCTCACCTGGCGCAACTCACTGAATTAA